AGATCCTGGTCCTGTCCCTCCTGCTCACCCTCGGCGGCCGCCTCTGGTACCTCCAGATCCGCAACGGCGCCGAGTACGCCAAGGAGGCCTCCGGCAACCACGTCCAGCAGGTCGTCAGCCCCGCAGTGCGCGGCTCGATCCTGGACGCCCGCGGTGTGCCGATCGCCGACAACGAGACCCGCCTGGTCGTCTCCGCGTCCCGCACGGACCTGATGAAGATGCCCGACGACGGCAAGGCCGTACTGGCCAAGCTCGCCGACGTGCTGGGGATGACGTCCAAGGACGTCACGGAGAAGGTCCGCCTCTGCGACGCCAAGACGCCGCAGCCCTGCTGGAACGGCTCGCCCTACCAGCCCATCCCGATCACGGACGAGGCCACGCCCAAGCAGGCCCTCCAGATCCGCGAGCGCTCCGAGGACTTCCCCGGCATCACCGCCGAGCCCGAGGCCGTACGCCGCTACGCGGGGCCGGGCGGCTCCAACACCGCGCAGGTCCTCGGCTATCTCTCGCCCGTCACCGACGCCGAGATCGAGAAGGCCAAGGACACCTCGTCGCCGTACCTGCGCTCCGACCAGGTCGGCCGCTCCGGCCTCGAGCGCACCTACGACAAGGAGCTGCGCGGCAAGGCCGGCGTCACCCGCTACGAGGTCGACAACCTCGGCCGCGTCATCGGGCGCGCCAAGAGCGACGAGGCCGAGCCCGGCGCCAACGTCGTCACCTCGATCGACGCCCGCGTGCAGGGCGTCGCCGAGCGCGAGCTCAACGAGGCGATGAAGGTGGCCCGCCAGCAGTTCGACAAGATCACCGGCGAGAACTACAAGGCCGACTCCGGCGCGGTCGTCGTCATGGAGGCCAAGACCGGCCGGATCGTCTCCATGGCGTCCGCACCGTCGTACGACCCGAACGTCTGGATCGGCGGCATCTCCGCCAAGGACTACAAGCAGCTCACCGGCAAGGGCTCCGACTACCCGCTGCTCAACAGGGCCATTCAGGGTCAGTCCGCGCCCGGTTCGACGTTCAAGGTGATCTCCACGGCCGCCGCCGCCGAAGCCGGCTACAAGTGGGACGGCGACTACCCCTGCACCAGCTCCTACTCGGTCGGCGGCCAGGTTTTCAAGAACTTCGAGGGGGAGAACTTCGGCCCCATCTCTCTCGGCCGCGCGCTGGAAGTCTCCTGCGACACCGTCTTCTACGGCCTCGCCGACCGGGAGTGGAAGAAGGACGGCGGCATCAACCCGAAGGGGACCCCCAAGGACTACTTCTACAAGGCCGCCCACCAGTTCGGCCTCGGCAAGACCACCGGCATCGACCTTCCCAACGAGGTCACGGGCCGCGTCCCCGACCGCCAGTGGAAGAAAGCCTTCTGGAAGGCCAACAAGGACAGCTGGTGCAAGACCGGCAAGAAGGACGGCAGCTACGTCGAGAAGATCGCCTACGAGAACTGCCTCGAGGGCAACAAGATGCGCGAGGGCGACTCGATCAACTACTCCATCGGCCAGGGCGACACTCTCCTCACGCCGATTCAGGAGGCCATGATCTACGGGGCCCTCGCCAACGGCGGCACCGAGTACGTCCCGACCATCGGCAAGGCGATCATCAGCGCCGACGGCAAGACGGTCAGGGAGATCAAGCCCCAGGTCAGGGCCAAGCTCCCGATCACCAAGGCGACCCTCAAGGGCATGGACGACGCCCTCGCCGGCGTCGTCACCCGCGGTACCGCCGCCTGGAAGTTCGGCGGCTGGCCCCAGGACAAGATCCCGCTGCACGCCAAGACCGGCACCGCCGAGGTCTACGGCAAGCAGACCACGTCATGGCTGGCCACGTACTCCAAGGACTACTCGGTCATCATGACGATCTCCCAGGCCGGTACGGGCTCCGGAGCCTCCGGTGAGGCCGTCCGCAAGATCTACAACGCGCTGTACGGCGTCGCCGCCGACGGCACGATCGACAAGAAGAAGGCCCTGCTGCCCGAGCCGGAGAAGAACCTGCCGAAAATCCAGCGGGACGGCTCGATCGACGCACCGACCATCAAGCCCTACAAGCCCGCCGAGCCGAGCCCGTCCCCCGAGCAGGAACTGGCGGCGGTCATCGGCACCCCGGTCACCGGAAGGCGGGACTGACGCACCATGGCTGGCACCAACGGCTTCTCCGTCTCCGGGTACGGCCCCGAGCGCTCCACCCTCGCCCGGCTCATGGCCAGGGACTCGGTGCTGCGCCGCCTCGACTGGCCGATCCTCCTGTCGTCGCTCGCCCTGTCCCTCATCGGCTCGGCGCTCGTCTACTCGGCGACCCGCAACCGCACCGTGATCAACCAGGGCGACCCGTACTTCTTCCTGTTCCGGCACCTCATGAACACCGGCATCGGCTTGGCCCTGATGATCGGCACGATCTGGCTCGGCCACCGCACCCTGCGCACGGCCGTGCCGATCCTCTACGGCGCCTCGGTCTTCCTGATGCTGCTGGTGCTGACCCCGCTCGGCGACACGATCAACGGACAGCGCAACTGGCTGTCCGCGGGCGGAGTGTCGCTCCAGCCCGCCGAGTTCGCCAAGATCACGATCATCCTGGGCATGGCGATGCTGCTGGCCTCACGGGTCGACGCGGGCGACAAGCAGTACCCCGACCACCGCACGGTAGTGCAGGCGCTGGGCCTCGCTGCCGTCCCGATGCTCGTCGTGCTGCTCATGCCCGACCTCGGCACGATCATGGTCGCGGCCATCATCGTGCTCGGTGTGCTGCTCGCCTCCGGCGCCTCCAACCGCTGGGTGTTCGGCCTGCTCGGCGCGGGTGTGCTCGGCGCGATCTCCGTCTGGCGGCTGCACATCCTCGACGAGTACCAGATCAACCGCTTCGCCGCGTTCGCCAACCCGGCGCTCGACCCGGCCGGCGTCGGCTACAACACCAACCAGGCCCGCATCGCGATCGGCTCGGGCGGCCTCACCGGCACCGGCCTCTTCCACGGCTCCCAGACCACCGGCCAGTTCGTCCCCGAGCAGCAGACCGACTTCGTCTTCACCGTCGCCGGCGAGGAACTCGGCTTCGCCGGAGCCGGGCTGATCCTGCTCCTGCTCGGTGTCATCCTGTGGCGCGCCTGCCGCATCGCCCGCGAGACGACCGAGCTCTACGGCACGATCGTCGCCGCCGGGATCATCGCCTGGTTCGCCTTCCAGGCCTTCGAGAACGTCGGCATGACGCTCGGCATCATGCCGGTGGCGGGCCTGCCCCTGCCGTTCGTGTCGTACGGAGGATCGTCCATGTTCGCCGTCTGGGTGGCGATCGGGCTGCTCCAGTCGATCCGCGTCCAAAGGCCCATGTCGGCGTAGGGACGCCGGACGAGACAGCCCCCTGCCGGAGCCGGGTAGAGACCTGGCTCCGGCAGGGGGCTGCCCATATGACCGAATGGCGACTAAATTCGGTTCGTGACTCCTCCACCCCGCGAGCGGGGCGGCTTCTCACTCAACTCCATCGAGCTTCATGACGGCCAAGCCCTGACCGCTACCCGAGGGCAGGTGCACAACGTAGAACGCATCGGCATCGGCGTCGCTGATACGGACTGGTGGTTCACTCGAAGGGAGGGCCGATGGCGGAGACGAAGCGAGAGATCGAGCGTAAGTACGAGGCGCCTGTGGCCGACGAAGGCTTCGGGCTGCCGGATCTGAGCCGTGTCGCCGGGGTCTTCGCCGTCATCGACAAAGGCGTCGTCGACCTCGACGCCGTCTACTACGACACGGCCGACCAGCGCCTCGCGGCCGCCGCGATCACCCTGCGGCGCCGCACCGGCGGCGCCGACGCGGGCTGGCACCTCAAGCTCCCCGTCTCCCTCGCCGAGGGCGTACGGGACGAGATCCGGGCCCCGCTCTCCGACGACGTGCCCCGCGACCTCACCGGCCTGGTGCGCTCCCGGGTGCGCGAGGCCGATCTCGTACCCCTGATGCGGCTGCGCTCCTCGCGCGACGTCCACGATCTCACCGGCGCCGACGGCGCGCTCCTCGCCGAGGTCAGCGTCGACGGCGTACGGGCCGAGCGGCTCACCGGCGGGGCCGGCGCCACCTCCTGGACCGAGATCGAGGTCGAGCTGGCGGACGGCGGCGACCCGGCGTTCCTCGGCAAGGTCGAGAAGAAGCTCCGCAAGGCCGGGGCGAGCCGCTCGGCCTCCTCGTCGAAGCTCGCGCGGGCCCTCACGGAGACCGGCATCGGCCCGCGCCCGCCCCGGCCCGCAGACGACCCCGAGACCCCCGCCGACCACGTCCTCGCCTACCTCAGGGCCCAGCGCGACGCGATCGTCGACCTCGACCCCGCCGTCCGGCGCGACCTGCCCGATTCGGTGCACCAGATGCGCGTAGCCACGCGCCGGCTGCGCAGCGCGCTGCGCTCGTACGGCAAGATCCTCGACCGGGCCGTGACGGATCCGATCGGCGGCGAGCTGAAGTGGCTCGCCGGTGAGCTCGGTCTCGACCGCGACCAGGAGGTCCTGACCGAGCGGCTGAGCGCGGCCCTCGACGAACTGCCGCGTGAGCTGTCCACCGGCCCCGTCCGCACCCGGCTGCGGACCTGGTCGCGGGCCAGGCGTTCCGGATCGCGCCGCCATCTGATCGCCGTACTCGACGGCAAGCGGTACCTCGCGCTCCTGGCCGTCCTCGACGCACTCGTCGACGCGCCCCCGCTGCGGGCCAAGCAGTCGAAGAACGCCCTGGCCAAGGCCGTGAAGAAGGACTTCAAGCGGCTCGCGGGACGTGTCGACGAGGCGCTCGCCGAGGATTCCGGCCCGGCGCGCGACCACGCCCTGCACGACGCCCGCAAGGCCGCCAAGCGCACCCGGTACGCGGCCGAGGTCGCCGCGCCCGCGCTCGGTGACCGGGCGAAGGACGTCGGCAAGCACGCGAAGGCGATCCAGTCCCTGCTCGGCGAGCACCAGGACAGCGTGATGGCGCGCGAGGCGCTGCGCGACCTGGCGGCGCAGGCCCACGCGGCGGGGGAGAGCTCCTTCACTTACGGGCTGCTGTACGGGCGCGAGGAGGCGCTCGCCGAGCGGGCCGAGGCGGAGCTGCCGCCGCTGTGGGCGAAGGCTGTCTCCTGACCGAGTTACGCTTGACAGTCATCCTTGTCAGCTCACGAAGGTCCCGGGTATGCCTGCCGAAGCCGCAGAGTCGGTTTTTCCACAGCTCGAAGCTTTGCTCCCGCATGTGCAGAAGCCGATCCAGTACGTGGGCGGTGAGCTCAATTCCACCGTCAAGCCGTGGGAGAGCTCCGACGTCCGCTGGGCGCTGATGTACCCGGACGCCTACGAGGTCGGGCTCCCGAACCAGGGCGTCATGATCCTCTACGAGGTGCTGAACGAGCGCGAGGGCGTCCTCGCCGAGCGCACCTACAGCGTGTGGCCGGACATGGAAGCGCTGATGCGCGAGCACAAGGTGCCGCAGTTCACCGTGGACTCGCACCGGCCGCTCAAGGCGTTCGACGTGTTCGGGCTCTCCTTCTCCACCGAGCTCGGCTACACGAACATGCTCACGGCCCTGGATCTCGCCGGCATCCCGCTGGCGGCCAAGGACCGCACGATCGACGACCCGATCGTCCTCGCGGGCGGCCACGCGGCCTTCAACCCCGAGCCGATCGCCGAGTTCATCGACTGCGCCGTCATCGGTGACGGCGAGCAGGCCGTCCTCGACATGACGGAGATCATCCGCGCCTGGAAGGCCGAGGGGTGCCCCGGCGGCCGCGAGGAGGTGCTGTTCCGCCTCGCGAGGACGGGCGGCGTCTATGTCCCCGGGTTCTACGACGTCGAGTACCTGCCGGACGGCCGCATCGGCCGCGTCGTGCCGAACAGGTCCGGCGTGCCGTGGCGCGTCAGCAAGCACACCGTCATGGACCTCGACGAGTGGCCGTACCCGAAGCAGCCCCTCGTCCCGCTCGCCGAGACCGTCCACGAGCGGATGTCCGTCGAGATCTTCCGCGGCTGCACCCGCGGCTGCCGTTTCTGCCAGGCCGGCATGATCACGCGACCCGTGCGGGAGCGAAGCATCACCGGCATCGGCGACATGGTCGAGAAGGGTCTCAAGGCGACCGGCTTCGAGGAGGTCGGCCTGCTCTCGCTCTCCTCCGCGGACCACTCCGAGATCGGTGACATCGCGAAAGGCCTCGCCGACCGGTACACCGAGGACAAGATCGGCCTGTCGCTGCCGTCGACCCGCGTGGACGCGTTCAATGTCGACCTGGCGAACGAGCTCACGCGCAACGGCCGCCGCTCCGGTCTGACCTTCGCCCCCGAGGGCGGCTCCGAGCGCATGCGCAAGGTCATCAACAAGATGGTCTCGGAAGAGGACCTCATCCGGACCGTCGCGACGGCGTACGGCAACGGCTGGCGCCAGGTGAAGCTGTACTTCATGGTCGGCCTGCCCACCGAGACCGACGAGGACGTCCTGCAGATCGCGGAGATGGCGGCGAACGTCATCGCCAAGGGCCGTGAGGTCGCGGGCAACGACATCCGCTGCACGGTCTCCATCGGCGGCTTCGTACCCAAGCCGCACACGCCGTTCCAGTGGGCCCCGCAGCTGTCGTCCGCCGAGACGGACGCCCGCCTGGAGAAGCTCCGCGACAAGATCCGCGGCGACAAGAAGTACGGCCGTTCCATCGGCTTCCGCTACCACGACGGCAAGCCCGGCATCGTCGAGGGCCTGCTCTCCCGCGGTGACCGCCGCATCGGCTCCGTCATCCGCGCGGTCTACGAGGACGGCGGCCGCTTCGACGGCTGGCGCGAGCACTTCAGCTACGACCGCTGGATGGCCTGCGCGGAGAAGACGCTGCCCGAGTTCGGCGTGGACGTCGACTGGTACACGACGCGTGAGCGCACGTACGAGGAGGTCCTGCCCTGGGACCACCTGGACTCGGGCCTCGACAAGGACTGGCTCTGGGAGGACTGGCAGGACTCGCTCGACGAGACCGAGGTCGAGGACTGCCGCTGGACTCCGTGCTTCGACTGTGGCGTGTGCCCGCAGATGGACACGCACATCCAGGTCGGCCCGACGGGCAAGAAGCTGCTGCCGCTGACCGTGGTCAAGTAGCTTTCGAACAGCGGGAGTTGAGGGGCCGGGACGCCGATGACGGTGTCCCGGCCCCTCACTCATGTCACGCCGTGATCGGCTTGTCGTCCACGCGGACGTGGTCGACCGCCCAGTACCAGTTGTTGCCCGCGTCGTACATGCGGAACTTCAGGGTGACCGACTTCGCGCCCGCCGGCACCGCGAGTTCCTTCGTCACGAAGGTGTTCTCGGCGTCGTGGCCCGCGTTGTCGTTGCCCGTCGCGTCGGCGCTGTAGTAGAGGAGACGCGTCTCCTCGCCCGTGTCGAAGACCGCCGTCACCGCCGCCTTCTGCGGGGCCTCCTGGCGGTAGTGCGAGTCGAAGGCGACGTACAGCTTCGACGTGCCGGACGGGACCGGGACCGCGGGGGATACCAGCGTCGAGTCGAACGTGCCCTTCGTCGACGGCGATCCCGTGTCGTCCCAGTCGTCCGGGTCGGCGACCGCGACGACGCCGAGCGCACGGCCGAAGCTGCCCCGGTCCTGACCCCCGGGTGACCAGGCCCGCTTGGTGTGGAACGTCCAGCCCTGGAGGCGGGCGGTGCCCTGCGGCATACCGGCCGCGTTCACCACGGACCAGCCCTTCGGGGCCTTCGCCGTCCAGCCGACGACGCCCGAGACCGGCTCCAGCGCATCCGCCACCGACTCGAAGTCCTCGCCGAGCAGATGGCCCGCCATGGACGGGGCGGTACGCGCCGAGACCTCGCCGTCGGCCAGGACGAACCGCTCGCCGGACCGGCCCCGCGCCGTCACAAGCAGCCGGTACGCGGCCGTTCCCGACAGCTCCTCCGGGACCTGCACCTCCCACTCGGCGGACGCCGACGCGCCCGCCGCGAGCGAGGCGGGCGGCGCCGAAACCGCCTTCACCGCCCAGCCCTTGGGCACCACCGGGTGCGCCTCGATCGCGGACACGGCGGTCGTCGCGTCGAACCGTGCGCGCACGCGGGCGGCCTTGCCGGGGACCAGGATCGCCTCGTCGATCGTGGTCGACGCCGCCTCCAGGGACACCGTGACGCCGAGCGCGTCGGGCAGCCCCATCGCGGGGTCGGTGACGCCTTCGAGCTTGCCGGGGACCCGGCCCGCGTACCGGCGCAGGAAGCCGGGCTCGTCGCGGACGGTGACGGCCACGTCGTACCAGCCCTCGCGCGGCACGCGGATCCGGACGGTGCGGTGCGCGCCCGCGCCGACGCGGAACTCGCGGGTGCCGCCGCCGTAGGCCAGGTCACCGACGAGGAACGTGCGGGTGGTGCGGGCGTGGTTGGTGAGCTCGACGTCGGCGTCGCGGCCGTCGTCGGCGAGGTCCAGGTGCGCCTCGAACGAGCCCGCCGCGTCGCCGCGCAGCTGCCACAGGGCGCCGTTCGGCCCGTGGACGCGCAGGTCGTAGCCGTTGTCTCCGGGGCTCCACACGTCGGACAGCTTCGACTTGGGGCTCAGCGTGTAGTGCTTCGGCGCGATGCCGGGCTCGGGGTACACCGCGAGGACGGCGCCCTGACGGCCGTGGTTGGCGAGATCCAGGGTGACCTTGCCGCCGCGCACGCGGGGCGTGACCCGCAGGTCGTACGGGGTGGGGCGGGCGGTGCGACTGCCGCGCTGCTGCTCGGGCAGGAGCTGCGGCCTGGGCACGGTGGGCGCGGGCAGCTTGCCGGTGTCGGTGACCTTCTGGCGGTTGCCGCTGGTGTCGGGCAGCGTGGGCCACGACGGGTTCTTGCCGGAGAAGTCGAAGACGTCGGTGAGGTCACCGGTGACCTCGCGGCGCCAGGGGCTGATGTTGGGCTCGTGCACCCCGAAGCGCTTCTCCAGGAACTGGATGACGGACGTGTGGTCACACACC
The DNA window shown above is from Streptomyces sp. NBC_01445 and carries:
- a CDS encoding CYTH and CHAD domain-containing protein, encoding MAETKREIERKYEAPVADEGFGLPDLSRVAGVFAVIDKGVVDLDAVYYDTADQRLAAAAITLRRRTGGADAGWHLKLPVSLAEGVRDEIRAPLSDDVPRDLTGLVRSRVREADLVPLMRLRSSRDVHDLTGADGALLAEVSVDGVRAERLTGGAGATSWTEIEVELADGGDPAFLGKVEKKLRKAGASRSASSSKLARALTETGIGPRPPRPADDPETPADHVLAYLRAQRDAIVDLDPAVRRDLPDSVHQMRVATRRLRSALRSYGKILDRAVTDPIGGELKWLAGELGLDRDQEVLTERLSAALDELPRELSTGPVRTRLRTWSRARRSGSRRHLIAVLDGKRYLALLAVLDALVDAPPLRAKQSKNALAKAVKKDFKRLAGRVDEALAEDSGPARDHALHDARKAAKRTRYAAEVAAPALGDRAKDVGKHAKAIQSLLGEHQDSVMAREALRDLAAQAHAAGESSFTYGLLYGREEALAERAEAELPPLWAKAVS
- a CDS encoding phosphocholine-specific phospholipase C, with amino-acid sequence MSTSSPHPEDRPELSRRTLIGGAAAAGALAALPLSLRTALAAPGRPGKLEDIQHVVVFMQENRSFDHYFGTMQGIRGFGDRAAVRGINGKPVFHQPDPSRAEGWLAPFAMNAAHTSAYQQGAAAFGFGDSMNARNDGIADGYVTRRGSGWLGQGYYEPADMPFYNALASVFTICDHYYCSTETSTNPNREHLMTGTSGGTVRDIAVIDNQEPGFEWTTYAERLEAAGISWKTYQAQENFDDNALAWFNTFRAAKPGEALYEKGMKKVGNPAQTNDPWAMGDALVAAFAEDVKNDALPQVSWLVAPAALSEHASYAPPHGEDLTARLLSALADSPEVFAKTAFILNYDEHGGFYDHLVAPVPPVAEGRGRSTVTPDGEVVVRVSKGSSSFYRPVNQQGQYRVKGADGTLTWSDTLPAGETKAAGPFPLGLGMRVPMIVVSPWTRGGAVASTVCDHTSVIQFLEKRFGVHEPNISPWRREVTGDLTDVFDFSGKNPSWPTLPDTSGNRQKVTDTGKLPAPTVPRPQLLPEQQRGSRTARPTPYDLRVTPRVRGGKVTLDLANHGRQGAVLAVYPEPGIAPKHYTLSPKSKLSDVWSPGDNGYDLRVHGPNGALWQLRGDAAGSFEAHLDLADDGRDADVELTNHARTTRTFLVGDLAYGGGTREFRVGAGAHRTVRIRVPREGWYDVAVTVRDEPGFLRRYAGRVPGKLEGVTDPAMGLPDALGVTVSLEAASTTIDEAILVPGKAARVRARFDATTAVSAIEAHPVVPKGWAVKAVSAPPASLAAGASASAEWEVQVPEELSGTAAYRLLVTARGRSGERFVLADGEVSARTAPSMAGHLLGEDFESVADALEPVSGVVGWTAKAPKGWSVVNAAGMPQGTARLQGWTFHTKRAWSPGGQDRGSFGRALGVVAVADPDDWDDTGSPSTKGTFDSTLVSPAVPVPSGTSKLYVAFDSHYRQEAPQKAAVTAVFDTGEETRLLYYSADATGNDNAGHDAENTFVTKELAVPAGAKSVTLKFRMYDAGNNWYWAVDHVRVDDKPITA
- the mrdA gene encoding penicillin-binding protein 2 yields the protein MTNIPETGRTPRVQIRLVILQILVLSLLLTLGGRLWYLQIRNGAEYAKEASGNHVQQVVSPAVRGSILDARGVPIADNETRLVVSASRTDLMKMPDDGKAVLAKLADVLGMTSKDVTEKVRLCDAKTPQPCWNGSPYQPIPITDEATPKQALQIRERSEDFPGITAEPEAVRRYAGPGGSNTAQVLGYLSPVTDAEIEKAKDTSSPYLRSDQVGRSGLERTYDKELRGKAGVTRYEVDNLGRVIGRAKSDEAEPGANVVTSIDARVQGVAERELNEAMKVARQQFDKITGENYKADSGAVVVMEAKTGRIVSMASAPSYDPNVWIGGISAKDYKQLTGKGSDYPLLNRAIQGQSAPGSTFKVISTAAAAEAGYKWDGDYPCTSSYSVGGQVFKNFEGENFGPISLGRALEVSCDTVFYGLADREWKKDGGINPKGTPKDYFYKAAHQFGLGKTTGIDLPNEVTGRVPDRQWKKAFWKANKDSWCKTGKKDGSYVEKIAYENCLEGNKMREGDSINYSIGQGDTLLTPIQEAMIYGALANGGTEYVPTIGKAIISADGKTVREIKPQVRAKLPITKATLKGMDDALAGVVTRGTAAWKFGGWPQDKIPLHAKTGTAEVYGKQTTSWLATYSKDYSVIMTISQAGTGSGASGEAVRKIYNALYGVAADGTIDKKKALLPEPEKNLPKIQRDGSIDAPTIKPYKPAEPSPSPEQELAAVIGTPVTGRRD
- a CDS encoding TIGR03960 family B12-binding radical SAM protein; translated protein: MPAEAAESVFPQLEALLPHVQKPIQYVGGELNSTVKPWESSDVRWALMYPDAYEVGLPNQGVMILYEVLNEREGVLAERTYSVWPDMEALMREHKVPQFTVDSHRPLKAFDVFGLSFSTELGYTNMLTALDLAGIPLAAKDRTIDDPIVLAGGHAAFNPEPIAEFIDCAVIGDGEQAVLDMTEIIRAWKAEGCPGGREEVLFRLARTGGVYVPGFYDVEYLPDGRIGRVVPNRSGVPWRVSKHTVMDLDEWPYPKQPLVPLAETVHERMSVEIFRGCTRGCRFCQAGMITRPVRERSITGIGDMVEKGLKATGFEEVGLLSLSSADHSEIGDIAKGLADRYTEDKIGLSLPSTRVDAFNVDLANELTRNGRRSGLTFAPEGGSERMRKVINKMVSEEDLIRTVATAYGNGWRQVKLYFMVGLPTETDEDVLQIAEMAANVIAKGREVAGNDIRCTVSIGGFVPKPHTPFQWAPQLSSAETDARLEKLRDKIRGDKKYGRSIGFRYHDGKPGIVEGLLSRGDRRIGSVIRAVYEDGGRFDGWREHFSYDRWMACAEKTLPEFGVDVDWYTTRERTYEEVLPWDHLDSGLDKDWLWEDWQDSLDETEVEDCRWTPCFDCGVCPQMDTHIQVGPTGKKLLPLTVVK
- the rodA gene encoding rod shape-determining protein RodA, with the translated sequence MAGTNGFSVSGYGPERSTLARLMARDSVLRRLDWPILLSSLALSLIGSALVYSATRNRTVINQGDPYFFLFRHLMNTGIGLALMIGTIWLGHRTLRTAVPILYGASVFLMLLVLTPLGDTINGQRNWLSAGGVSLQPAEFAKITIILGMAMLLASRVDAGDKQYPDHRTVVQALGLAAVPMLVVLLMPDLGTIMVAAIIVLGVLLASGASNRWVFGLLGAGVLGAISVWRLHILDEYQINRFAAFANPALDPAGVGYNTNQARIAIGSGGLTGTGLFHGSQTTGQFVPEQQTDFVFTVAGEELGFAGAGLILLLLGVILWRACRIARETTELYGTIVAAGIIAWFAFQAFENVGMTLGIMPVAGLPLPFVSYGGSSMFAVWVAIGLLQSIRVQRPMSA